A window of Ictidomys tridecemlineatus isolate mIctTri1 chromosome 1, mIctTri1.hap1, whole genome shotgun sequence contains these coding sequences:
- the Cxxc5 gene encoding CXXC-type zinc finger protein 5, whose protein sequence is MSSLSGGSQEAGGSSSSNSSSSSSTTTTSSSSGSSGSGPKAGATEKGAAVATAASASVADDTPPPERRNKSGIISEPLNKSLRRSRPLSHYSSFGGSGGSGSLMGGESADKAAAAAAAASLLANGHDLAAAMAVDKSNPTSKHKSGAMASLLSKAERASELAAEGQLTLQQFAQSTEMLKRVVQEHLPLMSEAGAGLPDMEAVAGAEALNGQSDFPYLGAFPINPGLFIMTPAGVFLAESALHMAGLAEYPMQGELASAISSGKKKRKRCGMCAPCRRRINCEQCSSCRNRKTGHQICKFRKCEELKKKPSAALEKVMLPTGAAFRWFQ, encoded by the exons ATGTCGAGCCTCAGCGGTGGCTCCCAAGAGGCTGGAGGCAGTAGTAGCagcaatagcagcagcagcagcagtaccaccaccaccagcagcagcagtggcagcagTGGCAGTGGCCCAAAGGCAGGAGCAACTGAAAAGGGTGCAGCAGTGGCAACTGCTGCGTCAGCCTCGGTGGCAGATGACACACCACCCCCAGAGCGTCGGAACAAGAGTGGCATCATCAGCGAACCCCTGAACAAGAGTCTGCGTCGTTCCCGTCCCCTCTCCCACTACTCTTCCTTTGGTGGCAGTGGTGGCAGTGGCAGCCTGATGGGCGGGGAGTCTGCTGACAAGGCAGCGGCGGCTGCGGCCGCCGCCTCCCTCTTGGCCAATGGTCACGATCTGGCGGCAGCCATGGCGGTGGACAAAAGCAACCCTACCTCAAAGCACAAAAGTGGTGCTATGGCCAGCCTGCTGAGCAAGGCAGAGCGGGCCTCGGAGCTGGCAGCTGAGGGACAGCTGACGCTGCAGCAGTTCGCGCAGTCCACGGAGATGCTGAAGCGCGTGGTGCAGGAGCACCTACCACTGATGAGCGAGGCGGGCGCTGGCCTGCCCGACATGGAGGCCGTGGCAGGCGCCGAGGCCCTCAATGGCCAGTCCGACTTCCCCTACCTGGGCGCTTTCCCCATCAACCCAGGCCTCTTCATCATGACCCCCGCAGGTGTGTTCCTGGCCGAGAGCGCGCTGCACATGGCCGGCCTGGCCGAGTACCCCATGCAGGGAGAGCTAGCCTCTGCCATCAGCTCGGGCAAGAAGAAGCGGAAACGCTGCGGCATGTGTGCGCCCTGCCGGCGGCGCATCAACTGTGAGCAGTGCAGCAGTTGTAGGAACCGAAAGACTGGCCATCAGATTTGCAAATTCAGAAAATGTGAGGAACTCAAAAAGAAGCCTTCCGCTGCTCTGGAG AAGGTGATGCTTCCGACGGGAGCCGCCTTCCGGTGGTTTCAGTGA